Within the Bradyrhizobium ottawaense genome, the region CGTCGGATTGCGCACGAGGCCGCGCAGCACCTTGCGCAGGTCGATATCGCCGTTCGGCTTGATGGCGCTTTTAGCCAGCGCCGGCAGCGACCGGCTGGCGGGATCCGAAATGACGCGCAGCGCCGCGAACGGAATGCCCGCCTCGGCCGCATAGGCCGCCGCGATGTGGCTCTCCATATCGACCGCGGCAGCCCCGGTCTCGGAATGCAGCGCGGCCTTGCAGGCGGTCGCTGCGATCACCTGTTCCACGCCGGCAAGGCCGCCGCGAACCACGCGCCGGCGCTTCAGCGCGGCGCTGGCGATCATTTCCTCGTTCAGCGCCAGACCGGCCAGAAAACGGGTATCGCCCGACAGAACCTCGGTCGCCACCACCACGTCGCCCGACTTCAACGACGGATCGAGCCCGCCGGCAACGCCGAACGAGATCACACCCCTGAATGACGATGGATCAAGCGTCGCAAGCAGTGCGCGCAATTGCTGCGGATCGCTGCTGCTACAGATCACGATCATGCCGGGCCCCGCCGCTATGCGGGCCTCCTGCACCAGACCGGTAACGATCAAAACCGGCCGCGGATCAATCGAATTGAGATCAACCGAACTGTCCACGGTCGCGGTGGCCCCCGCCGCCAAAATCACATCCCGACCCCTACCACCCTGCTATTGGTGCTTCTCAAATTGCGATACCGCGCCAGCGCCCAGAGCGGAAAGAACTTCGAGTAACCATGATACCGCAAGTAAAACACCCGCGGAAAGCCCGTTGCCGTGTAGCGCGCCTCGTCCCACAGCCCTTTTTCGGTCTGTGTGCCTTTTAGGTACTGGACCCCCCGCAGAACGGCCGGGTGTTCCACCTCGCCCGCCGCCATCAGTCCAAGCAAGGCCCATGCCGTTTGCGAGGAAGTCGACGGCGCATCCTCAAATCCCTTGTAATCGAGTCGGTAGCTGACCGCATCCTCGCCCCAGCCGCCGTCCTTGTTCTGGACGGAAACCAGCCAATCCACCGCCTTTCGCATCATCGGGTCCCGGTGGTCGATTCCGGCCGCATTGAGCGCGCAAAGCACCGACCAGGTTCCGTAGATGTAGTTCAGCCCCCAGCGACCGTACCACGAGCCTTCGGCGAGCTGGGTGCGGCGAAGATACGCAACCCCGTCCGCCAGCGGCTTGCTGGACGCCGCGGTCTCGCCGAGCTGCGCCAGCATCGAGATGCAGCGCGCGGTGACGTCCTCGGTCGGCGGGTCGAGCAGCGCGCCGTGGTCCGAGAACGGGATGTTGTTGAGGTAATATTCGAGGTTGTTGGCGTCGAACGCCGCCCAGCCGCCGTCCCGGCTCTGCAAGCCCTCGATCCACTCGCGGCCGCGCGCGATCGCCGTATCGTATTCCTGGCTGCCGAACTGCCGCCGCGCGCGATCCATCGCCATCACGACAACCGCGGTATCGTCGAGATCGGGATAATGCGGGTTGTTGTACTGGAAGGCCCAGCCGCCCGGACGGACATCGGGAGCTTTCGCCGCCCAGTCGCCCTTGAGGTCGAGCACCTGCTTGGGCTTCAGCCAGTCGAGCCCCTGCTTCATCTTGGCCAGCATGTCTTCGCCACCGGCCTCCGCCAGTGCGTGGCAGGTGAGCGCCGTGTCCCACACCGGCGAGACGCAGGGCTGGCAATAGGCCTCGTGCTCGCCGATCACCAGGAGCCTGTCGATGCCCTTGCGGGTAACCGCGCGCGGCGGAAAATCCTCTCCCTTGCCGAGCGCCTCGTACATCATGACGATGTTGGCCATCGGCGGATAGATCGCGCCCATGCCGTCTTCGCCGTTCAGCCGCTCTTCGGTGAAGGCGAGCGCGGCATCGATCGCGCGCTGGCGCAGCTTCTTCGGGAACAGCGGTTCGACTACCCGCAGGATCCTGTCGAGCGTGCTGAACAGCGTGAACCAGCCCCAGCTCTGGTGCGGCGCCTTCTTGGTCATGCCGACCGACTTGGGATCCTGCAGGAACAATTCGTCGATGCCGACGCCTTTGGGATTCTTCGCCAACGGCTTCAACGCCGCCATCACCATCAACGGCACGATCGTGGTGCGCGCCCAGTAGGAAATCCTGCTGAGATGAAACGGCGACCACATCGGCAGCAGCATGATCTCGACCGGCAGCACCGGTACGGCGCGCCAGCTCAACACGCCATAGAACGCCAGCAGAAACCGCGTGAAAACGTTGACGCCGCTGGCGCCGCCGCGCGAGCGGATCGCCTCGCGCGCCCGCACCATATGCGGCGCGTCGACGGAATCGCCGATCATCTTCAGCGCGAAATAGGATTTGACGCTGGCGCTCATGTCGAACGGGCCGTCCTGCACCAGCGGCCAGCCGCCATGACGGCCTTGCGTACGCCGCAGATAGTTCCCGAGCTTGGCTTCGAGCGCGGCGTCGACAGGCTCGGCGAGATAGTGGCGCAGCAGGATGTATTCGGCC harbors:
- a CDS encoding phosphorylase produces the protein MDSSVDLNSIDPRPVLIVTGLVQEARIAAGPGMIVICSSSDPQQLRALLATLDPSSFRGVISFGVAGGLDPSLKSGDVVVATEVLSGDTRFLAGLALNEEMIASAALKRRRVVRGGLAGVEQVIAATACKAALHSETGAAAVDMESHIAAAYAAEAGIPFAALRVISDPASRSLPALAKSAIKPNGDIDLRKVLRGLVRNPTTLRALVSTGIDFNRALRSLRGCRGFLIGGEDLATVDI
- the shc gene encoding squalene--hopene cyclase, encoding MSSEMLSGDHTVAVDPEALEKSISAATQGLLAYRQSDGHWVFELEADSTIPAEYILLRHYLAEPVDAALEAKLGNYLRRTQGRHGGWPLVQDGPFDMSASVKSYFALKMIGDSVDAPHMVRAREAIRSRGGASGVNVFTRFLLAFYGVLSWRAVPVLPVEIMLLPMWSPFHLSRISYWARTTIVPLMVMAALKPLAKNPKGVGIDELFLQDPKSVGMTKKAPHQSWGWFTLFSTLDRILRVVEPLFPKKLRQRAIDAALAFTEERLNGEDGMGAIYPPMANIVMMYEALGKGEDFPPRAVTRKGIDRLLVIGEHEAYCQPCVSPVWDTALTCHALAEAGGEDMLAKMKQGLDWLKPKQVLDLKGDWAAKAPDVRPGGWAFQYNNPHYPDLDDTAVVVMAMDRARRQFGSQEYDTAIARGREWIEGLQSRDGGWAAFDANNLEYYLNNIPFSDHGALLDPPTEDVTARCISMLAQLGETAASSKPLADGVAYLRRTQLAEGSWYGRWGLNYIYGTWSVLCALNAAGIDHRDPMMRKAVDWLVSVQNKDGGWGEDAVSYRLDYKGFEDAPSTSSQTAWALLGLMAAGEVEHPAVLRGVQYLKGTQTEKGLWDEARYTATGFPRVFYLRYHGYSKFFPLWALARYRNLRSTNSRVVGVGM